In Columba livia isolate bColLiv1 breed racing homer chromosome 6, bColLiv1.pat.W.v2, whole genome shotgun sequence, a single genomic region encodes these proteins:
- the MARCHF5 gene encoding E3 ubiquitin-protein ligase MARCHF5 isoform X1, translating into MSEQTGLALPQTMDRSCWVCFATDEDDRTAEWVRPCRCRGSTKWVHQTCLQRWVDEKQRGNSTARVACPQCNAEYLIVFPKLGPVVYVLDLADRLISKACPFAAAGIMVGSIYWTAVTYGAVTVMQVVGHKEGLDVMERADPLFLLIGLPTIPVMLILGKMIRWEDYVLRLWRKYSNKLQILNSIFPGIGCPVPRIPAEANPLADHVSATRILCGALVFPTIATIVGKLMFSSVNSNLQRTILGGIAFVAIKGAFKVYFKQQQYLRQAHRKILNYPEQEGA; encoded by the exons AAGCTGCTGGGTTTGCTTTGCTACCGATGAGGATGATCGGACTGCAGAGTGGGTGAGACCTTGCAGGTGCAGGGGCTCCACCAAATGGGTGCATCAGACTTGTCTACAGCGCTGGGTGGatgaaaagcagagaggaaacagtaCTGCTAGAGTTGCTTGTCCTCAGTGCAATGCAGAATATTTAATAGTATTTCCAAAGCTAG GTCCAGTTGTTTACGTTTTGGATCTTGCAGATCGACTGATCTCAAAGGCATGTCCATTTGCTGCGGCTGGAATAATGGTGGGCTCTATATACTGGACAGCTGTTACATATGGAGCTGTGACAGTGATGCAG GTTGTGGGGCACAAAGAAGGTCTTGATGTCATGGAGAGAGCTgatcctttatttcttctgattgGACTTCCCACTATCCCAGTCATGCTAATACTGGGCAAGATGATTCGTTGGGAGGACTATGTGCTCAGACTGTGGCGCAAATATTCTAATAAGCTACAAATTTTGAACAGCATATTTCCAG GCATTGGATGTCCTGTTCCTCGTATTCCAGCAGAGGCCAACCCTTTGGCAGACCATGTCTCCGCTACACGTATTCTGTGTGGAGCTCTCGTTTTCCCTACTATTGCTACAATAGTTGGCAAGCTGATGTTCAGCAGTGTTAACTCAAATTTACAAAGGACAATCTTG GGTGGAATAGCTTTTGTTGCTATAAAAGGAGCTTTTAAGGTTTACTTCAAACAGCAGCAATATTTGCGCCAAGCTCACCGCAAGATTTTAAATTATCCTGAGCAAGAAGGAGCGTAA
- the MARCHF5 gene encoding E3 ubiquitin-protein ligase MARCHF5 isoform X2, which translates to MSEQTGLALPQTMDRSCWVCFATDEDDRTAEWVRPCRCRGSTKWVHQTCLQRWVDEKQRGNSTARVACPQCNAEYLIVFPKLDRLISKACPFAAAGIMVGSIYWTAVTYGAVTVMQVVGHKEGLDVMERADPLFLLIGLPTIPVMLILGKMIRWEDYVLRLWRKYSNKLQILNSIFPGIGCPVPRIPAEANPLADHVSATRILCGALVFPTIATIVGKLMFSSVNSNLQRTILGGIAFVAIKGAFKVYFKQQQYLRQAHRKILNYPEQEGA; encoded by the exons AAGCTGCTGGGTTTGCTTTGCTACCGATGAGGATGATCGGACTGCAGAGTGGGTGAGACCTTGCAGGTGCAGGGGCTCCACCAAATGGGTGCATCAGACTTGTCTACAGCGCTGGGTGGatgaaaagcagagaggaaacagtaCTGCTAGAGTTGCTTGTCCTCAGTGCAATGCAGAATATTTAATAGTATTTCCAAAGCTAG ATCGACTGATCTCAAAGGCATGTCCATTTGCTGCGGCTGGAATAATGGTGGGCTCTATATACTGGACAGCTGTTACATATGGAGCTGTGACAGTGATGCAG GTTGTGGGGCACAAAGAAGGTCTTGATGTCATGGAGAGAGCTgatcctttatttcttctgattgGACTTCCCACTATCCCAGTCATGCTAATACTGGGCAAGATGATTCGTTGGGAGGACTATGTGCTCAGACTGTGGCGCAAATATTCTAATAAGCTACAAATTTTGAACAGCATATTTCCAG GCATTGGATGTCCTGTTCCTCGTATTCCAGCAGAGGCCAACCCTTTGGCAGACCATGTCTCCGCTACACGTATTCTGTGTGGAGCTCTCGTTTTCCCTACTATTGCTACAATAGTTGGCAAGCTGATGTTCAGCAGTGTTAACTCAAATTTACAAAGGACAATCTTG GGTGGAATAGCTTTTGTTGCTATAAAAGGAGCTTTTAAGGTTTACTTCAAACAGCAGCAATATTTGCGCCAAGCTCACCGCAAGATTTTAAATTATCCTGAGCAAGAAGGAGCGTAA